The Equus asinus isolate D_3611 breed Donkey unplaced genomic scaffold, EquAss-T2T_v2 contig_27, whole genome shotgun sequence genome includes a region encoding these proteins:
- the LOC139043496 gene encoding basic salivary proline-rich protein 1-like, with product MIKSVGKVYFIPSTDDRRGGWTEPERGREGGGSRAAGPPDPAGPPRTRAPAQGSRRVSQLRARGPRDCQKPERPSSQARVIRSPDRQGGATEASPLLVQRAAGARASRGRPLRSRGARADIWSPAAADPVATVRGAFGADRGRERTQSTQSPGTRPRAPRTSGDPRPAPGTSRAPPRPRGARRGHLVDPRAAGPVATSGEETRGKSNPETRDPPRAPRNLVDPRPPPGTKSGRTAGRPGRAAAPAGSTEPSTLRAAEAPGPAALGGNLVEPPKPRGPRDPGKSDTESPPNPEAEAEGSPQPSAGSKPQAQRPRRPGDKRPGHLPSTRGPRAGEASSGGNR from the exons ATGATAAAAagcgttgggaaggtctatttcatcccgtCGACCGACGACCGCCGTGGCGGCTGGACGGAGccggagcgagggagggaggggggagggagccgggccgccgggccgcccgatcccgccGGACCCCCTCGGACCCGCGCCCCGGCCCAGGGCAGCcgccgggtctcgcagctacgtgcccgcgggcCCCGGGACTGccagaagccggagcgacccagCAGCCAG gcacGGGTCATCCGGTCGCCGGACCGGCAGGGCGGGGCCACGgaggcctcgccgctgctcgtccagAGGGCCGCCGGAGCCAGAGCCTCGAGAGGCCGacccctgcggtcccgcggcgctcgggcGGACATCTGGTCGCCCGCGGCCGCCGACCCCGTGGCTAcggtccgcggggccttcggagccgacagagggcgggagcgcacccagagcacccagagccccgggacccggccccgagcgccgcggacatctggcgACCCGCGGCCCGCTCCGGGgacaa gccgagcgcccccgcggccccgcggcgctcggcgcggacatctggtcgacccgcgcgccgccggacccgtGGCTACGAGTGGCgaggagacccggggaaaaagcaacccagagacccgggaccctcCCCGAGCGCCGAGgaatctggtcgacccgcgccccCCTCCGGGGACCAAgtcgggccggacagctggtcgacccggcagggcggcggccccggcggggAGCACTGAGCCCTCCACCCTCCGAGCGGCCGAAGCCCcgggccccgcggcgctcggtggcAATCTGGTCGAGCCTCCGAAACCCCGAGGGCCCCGAGACCCGGGAAAAAGCGACACGGAGTCGCCCCCGAACCCCGAGGCTGAGGCCGAGGGCTCGCCTCAGCCCTCCGCCGGGAGCAAACCCCAAGCACAAAGGCCCCGGCGCCCTGGGGACAAGCGACCCGGACATCTACCCTCGACCCGCGGACCCCGGGCCGGAGAGGCGagctcaggaggcaatcgttaa